From one Catenuloplanes nepalensis genomic stretch:
- a CDS encoding Nramp family divalent metal transporter, with protein sequence MSSYQLGVSRPPLGVRDLPEPEQVFGVPRLGPWQVVKFAIGPSLIALGISIGSGEWLLGPQAVGQFGFVGVGWVILVSAVLQTFYNVECARTVMATGEAPVVAWGRVPPGVWLWVPLSVAVVIFAFIAGGWAASAGQGVYALVHGTPPPAGAEEPRLWAIALLVLVFVLTASARRISRTLELANWVMVGTILVALLIVDLLVVPWDIWWEGIRGLVTPAAPPAGITATQLGGLAGFTALVSGLNWYVMGHYRDKGYGMGYHTGFISGLRGGGGGLRDVGMTFPDDDLNRGRWRRWYRLLLLDMWGVFFVGALLGMLLPTILMAYAVELAGEKPTAANVPTFVAAALDETYGRGAFYVALAVGVLILFSTQLGIFEGMVRVATDAAHATSPRLRKLVEGDPRRFYYPFMLTLLVIISVVLHLAVPVNLVQWSANMSNLGALFYPFLLMYLNSRLPRVARPRPWHYVLLVANVVFFGFFFINFVADLVGDPLVTF encoded by the coding sequence ATGAGCTCGTACCAACTCGGCGTCAGCCGTCCACCGCTCGGCGTCCGTGACCTGCCCGAACCGGAGCAGGTCTTCGGCGTACCCCGGCTCGGCCCCTGGCAGGTGGTGAAGTTCGCGATCGGGCCCAGCCTGATCGCGCTCGGCATATCGATCGGCAGCGGCGAATGGCTGCTCGGCCCGCAGGCGGTCGGCCAGTTCGGCTTCGTCGGCGTCGGCTGGGTCATCCTCGTCTCCGCCGTGCTCCAGACGTTCTACAACGTCGAATGTGCGCGCACGGTCATGGCGACCGGCGAGGCCCCGGTGGTCGCCTGGGGTCGGGTGCCGCCCGGCGTGTGGCTGTGGGTCCCGCTCTCCGTCGCCGTCGTCATCTTCGCGTTCATCGCCGGCGGCTGGGCCGCCTCCGCCGGCCAGGGCGTCTACGCCCTGGTGCACGGCACGCCACCACCGGCCGGCGCCGAGGAGCCGCGGCTGTGGGCGATCGCGCTGCTGGTCCTCGTGTTCGTGCTGACCGCCTCCGCCCGCCGGATCAGCCGTACGCTCGAACTGGCGAACTGGGTCATGGTCGGCACGATCCTGGTCGCGCTGCTGATCGTCGACCTGCTCGTGGTCCCCTGGGACATCTGGTGGGAAGGCATCCGCGGCCTGGTCACACCGGCCGCCCCGCCCGCCGGCATCACCGCGACCCAGCTCGGCGGGCTCGCGGGCTTCACCGCGCTGGTGAGCGGCCTGAACTGGTACGTGATGGGCCACTACCGCGACAAGGGCTACGGAATGGGCTACCACACCGGCTTCATCTCCGGCCTGCGCGGAGGCGGCGGTGGTCTGCGCGACGTCGGCATGACGTTCCCGGACGACGATCTGAACCGCGGCCGGTGGCGCCGCTGGTACCGGTTGCTGCTGCTGGACATGTGGGGCGTGTTCTTCGTCGGGGCGCTGCTGGGCATGCTGCTGCCGACGATCCTGATGGCGTACGCGGTGGAGCTGGCCGGCGAGAAGCCCACGGCGGCGAACGTGCCGACGTTCGTGGCGGCCGCGCTCGACGAGACGTATGGGCGCGGCGCGTTCTACGTGGCGCTGGCCGTGGGCGTGCTGATCCTGTTCAGCACGCAGCTGGGCATCTTCGAGGGGATGGTGCGGGTCGCGACGGACGCGGCGCACGCGACCAGCCCTCGGCTGCGGAAGCTGGTGGAAGGGGATCCGCGGCGGTTCTACTACCCGTTCATGCTCACGTTGCTGGTGATCATCTCGGTGGTGCTGCATCTGGCGGTGCCGGTGAACCTGGTGCAGTGGTCGGCGAACATGTCGAACCTGGGTGCGCTGTTCTATCCGTTCCTGCTGATGTATCTGAACAGCAGACTGCCGCGGGTGGCGCGGCCGCGGCCGTGGCATTACGTGCTGCTGGTGGCGAACGTCGTGTTCTTCGGGTTCTTCTTCATCAACTTCGTCGCCGATCTGGTGGGGGATCCGCTGGTGACGTTCTGA
- a CDS encoding FAD-linked oxidase C-terminal domain-containing protein, with translation MDALAAVTEHARALLPERAVITDRVRLRTYECDGLTHHRVVPGLVVLPETAEQVAAVVTACARHRVPFVARGAGTGLSGGALPHAEGVLIVTSRLRRILAVRPEDERAVVEPGVINLDVTRAAAPFGYHYAPDPSSRQICSIGGNVAENSGGAHCLKYGFTAGHVVAADLVTPAGDLVTLGSEAPDAPGYDLLGTVIGAEGTLGVVTSVTVRLTRDPEAVTTLLAAFPGTDDAGAATSAIIAAGIVPAAIEMMDALAIEAAEAAVACGYPAGAGAVLIIELDGPAADVHAELATVTRLCADATEVRIAADDAERELIWKGRRSAFAAVGRISPDYIVQDGVIPRTALPEVLRAISGLSADTGVRVANVFHAGDGNLHPLVLFDAAVPGQEGRAEDVSGAILDLCVTHGGSITGEHGVGVDKARYMPRMFTDADLDTMQLVRCAFDPSGIANPGKIFPTPRLCGEVPRKHHAASERPAGAEVF, from the coding sequence ATGGATGCGCTCGCGGCGGTCACCGAGCACGCCCGCGCGCTGCTCCCGGAGCGCGCGGTGATCACGGACCGGGTGCGGCTGCGGACCTACGAGTGCGACGGCCTGACGCACCACCGGGTCGTGCCCGGGCTGGTGGTTCTTCCGGAGACCGCGGAGCAGGTCGCCGCGGTCGTGACCGCGTGTGCACGACATCGCGTGCCGTTCGTCGCCCGAGGGGCCGGCACCGGGCTGTCCGGTGGCGCGCTGCCGCACGCGGAGGGCGTCCTGATCGTCACGTCGCGGCTGCGGCGGATCCTGGCCGTGCGGCCGGAGGACGAACGGGCGGTGGTCGAGCCCGGCGTGATCAACCTGGATGTGACGCGGGCGGCGGCGCCGTTCGGTTACCACTACGCGCCGGACCCGTCGAGCCGGCAGATCTGCTCGATCGGCGGCAACGTGGCGGAGAACTCCGGCGGCGCGCACTGCCTGAAGTACGGGTTCACGGCCGGGCACGTGGTCGCGGCCGACCTGGTCACGCCGGCCGGTGACCTGGTCACGCTGGGCAGCGAGGCGCCGGACGCACCGGGTTACGACCTGCTCGGCACCGTGATCGGCGCGGAGGGCACGCTCGGCGTGGTCACGTCCGTGACCGTGCGGCTGACCCGCGATCCGGAGGCGGTGACCACGCTGCTGGCCGCGTTCCCGGGCACCGACGACGCGGGCGCGGCCACCTCGGCGATCATCGCGGCCGGGATCGTGCCGGCCGCGATCGAGATGATGGACGCGCTCGCGATCGAGGCCGCAGAGGCCGCGGTGGCCTGCGGTTATCCGGCCGGCGCGGGTGCCGTGCTGATCATTGAGCTGGACGGGCCGGCCGCGGACGTGCACGCGGAGCTGGCCACGGTGACGCGGCTCTGCGCGGACGCGACCGAGGTGCGGATCGCGGCGGACGACGCGGAGCGTGAGCTGATCTGGAAGGGCCGCCGGTCCGCGTTCGCCGCGGTCGGCCGGATCAGCCCGGACTACATCGTGCAGGACGGCGTGATCCCGCGGACCGCGCTGCCCGAGGTGCTCCGCGCGATCTCCGGGCTCTCCGCCGACACCGGCGTCCGCGTGGCGAACGTGTTCCACGCCGGCGACGGCAACCTGCATCCGCTGGTCCTGTTCGACGCGGCCGTACCGGGCCAGGAGGGGCGGGCCGAGGACGTCAGCGGCGCGATCCTCGACCTGTGCGTCACGCACGGCGGCTCGATCACCGGCGAGCACGGCGTCGGCGTCGACAAGGCGAGGTACATGCCGCGCATGTTCACCGACGCCGACCTGGACACGATGCAGCTGGTCCGCTGCGCGTTCGACCCGTCCGGCATCGCCAACCCCGGCAAGATCTTCCCGACGCCGCGCCTGTGCGGCGAGGTCCCGCGCAAGCATCACGCGGCGTCCGAGCGCCCGGCCGGCGCGGAGGTCTTCTGA
- a CDS encoding FAD-binding oxidoreductase, which yields MTRDALDALGDVCERAGPADEVAGVRAAYVARPGDAAQVADVLRAAAAHDLAVVARGGGTRLHWGLPPARADLVLDLSGLDRIVDHAAGDLVLIAEAGARVADVQRRLATAGQRLAVDAPTPGATLGGTVATGHSGPSRLLAGPIKDQIIGISVVRADGTPASSGGRVVKNVAGYDLGRLMCGSYGTLAVLTRLIFRLRPLPAARAFVTAPVLGPSLAAPLIEAVAAAQLVPSAIELHLPAPPHDDAAGPATGAVVVLVEGAPAGVAARAAAVRDLLRRTGAEEVHVRADAPPGWGTLPTQGLPAHGLPAPDLPAHSLPARVVAAQAPAAQDLRTTGGGTLLRLTFVRSGLPAVLSAARDAGAAVSGSAAAGVLTAMLGPGPGERAMATPEHVAAALARLRTVCARHGGGAIVLDAPAAVRDAVDVWGPVPALDLMRRVKAQFDPAHRLSPGRFVGGI from the coding sequence ATGACACGGGACGCGCTGGACGCGCTGGGTGACGTCTGTGAGCGGGCCGGCCCGGCCGACGAGGTGGCCGGGGTACGCGCCGCCTACGTGGCCCGCCCGGGCGACGCGGCGCAGGTCGCGGACGTGCTGCGGGCCGCGGCCGCGCACGATCTCGCGGTGGTCGCGCGCGGCGGCGGGACGCGGCTGCACTGGGGTCTGCCGCCCGCCCGGGCCGACCTGGTCCTGGACCTGTCCGGGCTGGATCGGATCGTCGATCACGCGGCCGGCGACCTGGTGCTGATCGCGGAGGCCGGGGCGCGCGTGGCCGACGTGCAACGGCGGCTGGCCACGGCCGGGCAGCGGCTGGCCGTGGACGCGCCCACGCCGGGCGCGACGCTCGGCGGCACGGTCGCGACCGGCCATTCCGGCCCGTCCCGCCTGCTCGCCGGCCCGATCAAGGACCAGATCATCGGCATCTCCGTGGTCCGGGCGGACGGCACGCCCGCGTCCTCCGGCGGCCGGGTCGTGAAGAACGTCGCGGGGTACGACCTGGGCCGCCTGATGTGCGGCTCCTACGGCACGCTCGCGGTCCTCACCCGCCTGATCTTCCGTCTTCGTCCGCTCCCGGCCGCCCGCGCGTTCGTCACCGCCCCGGTCCTCGGCCCGTCCCTGGCCGCGCCCCTGATCGAGGCGGTCGCCGCCGCTCAGCTCGTTCCGTCCGCGATCGAGCTCCACCTCCCCGCCCCGCCGCACGACGACGCGGCCGGCCCGGCCACCGGCGCGGTCGTGGTGCTGGTCGAGGGCGCACCGGCCGGCGTCGCCGCACGCGCCGCGGCCGTGCGCGACCTGCTCCGAAGAACCGGCGCCGAGGAGGTGCACGTGCGCGCGGATGCACCACCCGGATGGGGCACGCTCCCGACCCAGGGCCTACCGGCGCACGGTTTGCCCGCGCCGGATCTCCCCGCGCACAGCCTCCCCGCGCGGGTTGTTGCCGCGCAGGCCCCTGCCGCGCAGGATCTCCGCACGACGGGCGGCGGCACGCTGCTGCGGCTGACATTCGTCCGCTCGGGCCTCCCCGCCGTGCTCTCCGCCGCCCGCGACGCCGGCGCCGCGGTGTCCGGCTCCGCCGCGGCCGGCGTGCTCACCGCGATGCTCGGGCCCGGACCGGGCGAGCGCGCCATGGCCACGCCCGAACACGTCGCCGCCGCGCTGGCCAGGTTGCGCACGGTGTGCGCGCGGCACGGCGGTGGCGCGATCGTGCTGGACGCGCCCGCCGCCGTCCGTGACGCGGTCGACGTGTGGGGCCCGGTCCCCGCGCTCGACCTGATGCGCCGGGTGAAGGCCCAGTTCGATCCCGCCCACCGCCTCTCCCCCGGCCGTTTCGTCGGCGGCATCTGA
- a CDS encoding (Fe-S)-binding protein — translation MSEGRRPDPRLVGDCVHCGFCLPACPTYELWGEEMDSPRGRIHLIDQLIEGAPADDVLTGHLDACLGCLACVPACPSGVRYDLLIGAARAQVEDEHRRPLADRLLRGLIFALFPRPGRLRLLRGPLTAYRAMGLERLMARDAPLGRLVPRLAMLARLAPERPERPTRERLPARTPAKGTTRARVGMLTGCVQREFFPGVNAATARVLAAEGVEVITPRRQGCCGALSLHTGRDREARRFARRTMKAFKDVDVVVTNAAGCGSALKEYREILGEEPPFRVVDVAELLHELGPVAERRPLPITVAYHDACHLANAQGIRTAPRRLLQQIPGLTLREIGDGGMCCGSAGVYNVLHPDPAMELGDRKADAIARTGADVLVTANPGCLLQIADAFKRRDTPPPRLAHTVEILDESINGR, via the coding sequence ATGAGTGAGGGGCGGCGGCCGGATCCGCGGCTGGTCGGGGACTGTGTGCACTGTGGGTTCTGCCTGCCGGCGTGTCCGACCTATGAGCTGTGGGGCGAGGAGATGGACTCGCCGCGCGGGCGGATCCACCTGATCGATCAGTTGATCGAAGGGGCGCCGGCCGACGACGTGCTGACCGGGCACCTGGACGCCTGCCTCGGCTGCCTGGCGTGCGTGCCGGCCTGTCCGTCGGGCGTGCGCTACGACCTGTTGATCGGCGCGGCCCGCGCGCAGGTCGAGGACGAGCACCGGCGCCCACTGGCCGATCGGCTGCTGCGCGGCCTGATCTTCGCCCTCTTCCCCCGCCCCGGGCGGCTGCGGCTGCTGCGAGGGCCCCTCACCGCGTACCGTGCGATGGGCCTGGAAAGGTTGATGGCACGGGACGCGCCGCTGGGACGATTGGTGCCGCGACTCGCGATGCTGGCCCGCCTGGCGCCGGAGCGCCCCGAACGGCCCACCCGCGAACGACTGCCGGCGCGCACGCCCGCGAAGGGCACGACCCGCGCACGCGTCGGCATGCTGACCGGCTGCGTGCAGCGTGAGTTCTTCCCGGGCGTGAACGCCGCGACCGCGCGCGTGCTGGCGGCCGAGGGCGTCGAGGTGATCACCCCGAGGCGGCAGGGCTGCTGCGGCGCGCTGTCCCTGCACACCGGCCGCGACCGCGAGGCCCGCCGGTTCGCCCGCAGAACCATGAAAGCCTTCAAGGACGTCGACGTCGTGGTGACGAACGCGGCCGGGTGTGGTTCCGCGCTGAAGGAGTACCGGGAGATCCTCGGCGAGGAGCCCCCGTTCCGGGTCGTGGACGTCGCGGAGCTGCTGCACGAACTCGGCCCGGTGGCGGAACGGCGTCCGCTGCCGATCACGGTGGCCTACCACGACGCCTGCCACCTGGCCAACGCGCAGGGGATCAGAACCGCACCGCGGCGGCTGCTCCAGCAGATCCCCGGCCTGACGCTGCGCGAGATCGGCGACGGCGGGATGTGCTGCGGCAGCGCGGGGGTCTACAACGTGCTCCACCCGGACCCGGCGATGGAGCTGGGCGACCGCAAGGCCGACGCGATCGCGCGGACCGGCGCGGACGTGCTGGTCACCGCGAACCCCGGCTGCCTGCTGCAGATCGCGGACGCGTTCAAGAGGAGGGACACACCGCCCCCGCGCCTCGCGCACACCGTGGAGATCCTGGACGAGTCGATCAACGGGCGATGA
- a CDS encoding TetR/AcrR family transcriptional regulator C-terminal domain-containing protein, with protein MGTVNRRAPDPARTLALLWGAHRHEGRSGLSVRTIVAAAIEIADAEGLEAAVMRRVAEHLGVGTMSLYTHVPGKAELTALMADTVLGTLYTTSTPAAAGDWRAGLRMIAHENWALCDRHPWLLAAMDGRGELGPSVMRKYELELAPLDGIGLTDVEMDSTLTMVLVYVEGVWRTRHSLRRAQERSGQTDAEWWQSTGPILERVMAGGGQFPLGGRVGTAAGEQHNAMLDPVHALEFGLDRIIDGVSALIAR; from the coding sequence ATGGGTACCGTGAACCGCCGCGCTCCCGACCCCGCCCGCACGCTCGCGCTGCTCTGGGGCGCGCACCGGCACGAGGGCCGCAGCGGCCTCAGCGTGCGCACGATCGTGGCCGCGGCCATCGAGATCGCGGACGCGGAAGGGCTGGAGGCGGCCGTGATGCGCCGCGTCGCCGAGCACCTCGGCGTCGGCACCATGTCGCTCTACACGCACGTGCCAGGCAAGGCCGAGCTGACCGCGCTGATGGCCGACACCGTGCTCGGCACGCTCTACACCACGTCCACGCCGGCCGCGGCCGGGGACTGGCGCGCGGGCCTCCGGATGATCGCGCACGAGAACTGGGCGCTCTGCGACCGTCACCCGTGGCTGCTCGCGGCGATGGACGGCCGCGGCGAACTCGGGCCGAGCGTGATGCGCAAATATGAGCTGGAGCTGGCCCCGCTCGACGGCATCGGCCTCACCGACGTGGAGATGGACTCCACGCTCACCATGGTCCTGGTCTACGTCGAGGGCGTCTGGCGCACCCGCCACTCACTGCGCCGCGCCCAGGAGCGGAGCGGCCAGACCGACGCGGAGTGGTGGCAGAGCACCGGCCCGATCCTGGAGCGCGTGATGGCCGGCGGCGGGCAGTTCCCGCTCGGGGGCAGGGTCGGCACCGCGGCCGGCGAGCAGCACAACGCGATGCTCGACCCGGTGCACGCGCTCGAGTTCGGCCTCGACCGGATCATCGACGGGGTCTCCGCGCTCATCGCCCGTTGA
- a CDS encoding ATP-binding cassette domain-containing protein, translating to MYGTCYGGAVTDYGNIEVRGARENNLRDVSVDIPKRKITVFTGVSGSGKSSLVFDTIAAESQRLINETYPAFVQSLMTGYGQPDADSLDNLSAAIVVDQKRMGGNSRSTVGTATDAYTMLRLLFARLGTPPVPHPIALSFNDPAGMCPACEGLGDVSALDVDQLVDSARSLNEGALLLPQFAVGQWYWSIFAQSGFFDPDKKLRDYTEDEWEKLLHLPEAKIKQRMPGGGTMNATYEGLLPKFRRLFLSKDVDAIQPAARAIVERVATRSACPDCGGTRLNEAARACRINDRNIAECAAMEVTDLAEFVRKADDGTVTPLVTALADRLGNLAHIGLGYLSLDRRSATLSGGESQRVKMVRHLGSSLTDITYVFDEPSVGLHPHDIHRLNELLVRLRDKGNTVLVVEHKAAVIEIADHVIDMGPDAGSGGGTVVYQGSLDGLRSSGTATGRALSQKPTLRDNPRGGTGWLRVENATTHNLKGVTVELPTGALTVVTGVAGSGKSSLIRGSLPRLYPDAVFLDQSAIKGSRRSTPATYTGVLDPLRKAFAKANGVNAALFSANSAGACPRCGGVGLIYTDLAFMDQVATVCEECDGKRFVPSVLEYTLRGKNIAEVLAMPVAEAAAFVTEKAARPVLTAMLDTGLGYLTLGQSLDTLSGGERQRLRLAIKLASGARTTRLYVLDEPTTGLHLRDVAQLNGLLDRLAEAGDTVVVIEHHLDVICRADWIVDLGPGAGHEGGELVFAGPPAQLMDEPRSVTGDFLRRHLSR from the coding sequence ATGTACGGTACATGCTACGGTGGAGCCGTGACTGACTACGGGAACATCGAGGTGCGGGGCGCCCGGGAGAACAATCTGCGGGACGTCTCGGTGGACATCCCCAAGCGGAAGATCACGGTCTTCACCGGCGTCTCGGGGTCGGGCAAGTCGTCGCTGGTCTTCGACACGATCGCGGCCGAGTCGCAGCGGCTGATCAACGAGACCTACCCGGCGTTCGTGCAGAGCCTGATGACCGGTTACGGCCAGCCGGACGCGGACTCGCTGGACAATCTCTCCGCCGCGATCGTGGTCGACCAGAAGCGGATGGGGGGCAACTCGCGCTCGACGGTGGGCACGGCCACGGATGCGTACACGATGTTGCGCCTGCTCTTCGCGCGCCTCGGCACGCCGCCGGTGCCGCACCCGATCGCGCTGTCGTTCAACGACCCGGCCGGCATGTGCCCGGCGTGCGAGGGGCTCGGCGACGTCTCCGCGCTCGACGTCGATCAGCTGGTGGACAGCGCCAGATCGCTCAACGAGGGCGCGCTGCTGCTGCCGCAGTTCGCGGTCGGTCAGTGGTACTGGAGCATCTTCGCGCAGTCCGGCTTCTTCGACCCGGACAAGAAGCTGCGCGACTACACCGAGGACGAGTGGGAGAAGCTGCTGCACCTGCCGGAGGCGAAGATCAAGCAGCGGATGCCGGGCGGCGGCACGATGAACGCGACCTACGAGGGGCTGCTGCCCAAGTTCCGCCGGCTGTTCCTCAGCAAGGACGTCGACGCGATACAGCCGGCCGCGCGCGCGATCGTGGAGCGGGTCGCGACGAGAAGCGCCTGCCCGGACTGCGGCGGCACCCGGCTCAACGAGGCGGCCCGCGCCTGCCGGATCAACGACCGCAACATCGCGGAGTGCGCCGCGATGGAGGTCACCGACCTGGCCGAGTTCGTCCGGAAGGCGGACGACGGCACGGTCACGCCGCTGGTCACAGCGCTCGCCGACCGGCTGGGCAACCTCGCGCACATCGGTCTCGGCTACCTGAGCCTGGACCGGCGCTCGGCCACGCTCTCCGGCGGCGAGTCGCAGCGGGTCAAGATGGTCCGGCACCTGGGATCGAGCCTGACCGACATCACGTACGTGTTCGACGAGCCGTCCGTGGGTCTGCACCCGCACGACATCCACCGGCTCAACGAGCTGCTGGTCCGGCTGCGCGACAAGGGCAACACCGTGCTGGTCGTGGAGCACAAGGCCGCGGTGATCGAGATCGCGGACCACGTCATCGACATGGGGCCGGACGCGGGCAGCGGCGGCGGGACCGTGGTCTACCAGGGCTCGCTCGACGGCCTGCGCTCGTCCGGCACCGCCACCGGCCGCGCGCTCTCGCAGAAGCCAACCCTGAGAGACAACCCCCGCGGGGGTACGGGGTGGTTGCGCGTCGAGAACGCGACTACGCACAACCTGAAGGGCGTCACGGTGGAGCTGCCGACCGGCGCTCTGACCGTGGTCACCGGCGTGGCCGGGTCCGGCAAGAGCTCGCTGATCCGCGGCTCACTCCCCCGGCTGTACCCGGACGCGGTCTTCCTGGACCAGAGCGCGATCAAGGGCTCGCGGCGGTCGACGCCGGCCACGTACACCGGCGTGCTCGACCCGCTGCGCAAGGCCTTCGCGAAGGCGAACGGCGTGAACGCGGCACTATTCAGCGCGAACTCGGCCGGCGCCTGCCCACGCTGCGGCGGTGTCGGCCTGATCTACACGGACCTGGCGTTCATGGACCAGGTCGCCACGGTCTGCGAGGAGTGCGACGGCAAGCGCTTCGTCCCGTCCGTGCTGGAGTACACGCTGCGCGGGAAGAACATCGCGGAGGTACTGGCGATGCCGGTCGCGGAGGCGGCCGCGTTCGTCACGGAGAAGGCCGCCCGGCCCGTGCTGACCGCGATGCTCGACACCGGGCTCGGCTACCTGACGCTCGGCCAGTCCCTGGACACGCTCTCCGGCGGCGAACGCCAGCGCCTCCGGCTCGCGATCAAGCTCGCCTCAGGAGCCAGGACCACGCGGCTGTACGTGCTGGACGAGCCCACCACCGGCCTGCACCTGCGGGACGTGGCCCAGCTCAACGGCCTGCTCGACCGGCTGGCCGAGGCCGGCGACACGGTCGTGGTGATCGAGCACCACCTGGACGTGATCTGCCGCGCGGACTGGATCGTCGACCTCGGCCCCGGCGCCGGCCACGAGGGCGGCGAACTGGTCTTCGCCGGCCCACCCGCGCAGCTGATGGACGAACCCCGCTCCGTCACCGGCGACTTCCTCCGCCGCCATCTGAGCCGTTGA
- a CDS encoding helix-turn-helix transcriptional regulator produces MLETSGRLLKLLSLLQARRDWPGGTLADRLGVSARTVRRDVDRLRELGYPVQATKGPDGGYRLGAGADLPPLLFDADQAVAVAVALQTATTSVDGIEEAALRALATVRQVMPARLRHRVDALQVTSVRRTVDRPRVDAEVLLTVGAAVRAREVLRFDYKEEPRRCEPHHVVMWGGRWYLVGWDTDRADWRTYRVDRLTPRTPNGPRFTPRELPAPDVSTYIAERFSGDTAVTPCTGTVVLHAPADQIVPWVRHTDVVESLGENRCRLTMSSWSWVGLAAAMGMFDVPLEIEGPPELREAATRLARRYTAG; encoded by the coding sequence ATGCTGGAGACCTCGGGACGGCTGCTGAAACTCCTCTCGCTGCTGCAGGCCCGCCGGGACTGGCCGGGTGGCACGCTCGCGGACCGGCTCGGCGTCAGCGCGCGCACGGTCCGCCGGGACGTGGACCGGCTGCGCGAGCTGGGCTATCCGGTGCAGGCCACGAAGGGCCCGGACGGCGGTTACCGGCTCGGCGCCGGCGCGGACCTGCCGCCGCTGCTCTTCGACGCCGACCAGGCCGTCGCGGTCGCGGTCGCGCTGCAGACCGCCACCACCAGCGTCGACGGCATAGAGGAGGCGGCGCTGCGCGCGCTCGCCACGGTCCGCCAGGTGATGCCGGCCCGGCTGCGGCACCGGGTGGACGCGTTGCAGGTCACGTCCGTGCGCCGGACCGTGGACCGCCCGCGGGTGGACGCGGAGGTGCTGCTCACCGTGGGTGCCGCGGTCCGCGCCCGCGAGGTGCTGCGCTTCGATTACAAGGAAGAGCCGCGCCGCTGCGAGCCGCACCACGTGGTCATGTGGGGTGGCCGGTGGTACCTGGTCGGCTGGGACACCGACCGGGCTGACTGGCGCACCTACCGGGTGGACCGGCTCACGCCGCGCACGCCGAACGGGCCACGTTTCACGCCGCGCGAGCTGCCCGCGCCGGACGTCTCCACCTACATCGCGGAGCGGTTCAGCGGTGACACGGCCGTGACGCCCTGCACCGGCACGGTCGTGCTGCACGCGCCGGCGGACCAGATCGTGCCCTGGGTGCGGCACACCGACGTGGTCGAGTCGCTCGGCGAGAACCGCTGCCGGCTGACGATGAGCTCGTGGTCCTGGGTCGGCCTGGCCGCCGCGATGGGCATGTTCGACGTCCCGTTGGAGATCGAGGGACCGCCGGAGCTGCGAGAGGCCGCCACCCGCCTCGCGCGGCGCTACACCGCCGGCTGA
- a CDS encoding ATP-binding cassette domain-containing protein — translation MIKAKDLTKDFGAVHAVRGITLDIAPGELVAVLGPNGAGKTTTMRMLTTLIAPTSGSAEVAGHDVVRSPGEVRRRIGYVGQGNGAGHQHRVIDELHSQAAIYGLERGAARTRVGSLVEALDLGDLVKRKVSELSGGQRRRLDVAMGLVHTPKLLFLDEPSTGLDPQNRANLWEHILRLRAEHDMTIVLTTHYLDEADSMAERVVIVDHGEVIADDTAAALKRRLAGDRVSFTCASPADLAVLVPGATDLSVTGNTVAARVTDGPAAIAETLRAAFEKGLTITAAETFRPTLDDVFLSLTGRSLREENTK, via the coding sequence ATGATCAAAGCGAAGGACCTGACGAAGGACTTCGGGGCCGTGCACGCGGTCCGGGGGATCACGCTCGACATCGCGCCGGGCGAGTTGGTGGCGGTGCTCGGGCCGAACGGCGCGGGCAAGACCACCACGATGCGCATGCTGACCACGCTGATCGCGCCGACGTCCGGCAGCGCGGAGGTGGCCGGCCACGACGTGGTGCGTTCCCCGGGCGAGGTCCGGCGGCGCATCGGGTACGTCGGTCAGGGCAACGGGGCCGGCCACCAGCACCGGGTCATCGACGAGCTGCACAGCCAGGCGGCGATCTACGGGCTGGAGCGCGGCGCCGCCCGTACCCGCGTGGGGTCGTTGGTCGAGGCTCTTGACCTGGGTGATCTGGTCAAACGCAAGGTGTCCGAGCTGTCCGGCGGGCAGCGGCGCCGGCTGGACGTGGCGATGGGCCTGGTGCACACGCCGAAGCTGCTGTTCCTGGACGAGCCGTCGACCGGACTGGACCCGCAGAACCGGGCGAACCTGTGGGAACACATCCTGCGGCTGCGCGCGGAGCACGACATGACGATCGTGCTGACCACGCACTACCTGGACGAGGCCGACTCGATGGCCGAGCGGGTGGTGATCGTCGACCACGGCGAGGTGATCGCGGACGACACGGCCGCGGCGCTCAAACGCAGGCTGGCCGGCGACCGGGTGTCGTTCACCTGTGCCTCCCCGGCCGACCTGGCGGTGCTGGTGCCCGGCGCCACCGACCTCTCCGTCACCGGGAACACCGTGGCGGCCCGGGTCACGGACGGCCCCGCCGCCATCGCCGAGACGCTGCGGGCCGCGTTCGAGAAGGGGCTCACGATCACGGCCGCGGAGACGTTCCGGCCCACGCTCGACGACGTCTTCCTGTCCCTGACCGGCCGCAGCCTGCGCGAGGAGAACACCAAATGA